The nucleotide window CCGGAAGAAAGTGAGTTATTCAAACGCCTGGTACTACCTGATAACGATGAGCACCGCATGCCACCCAAAGGCAAACCACAGCTTGCCCCCCGGGAGCTGGAACTGCTGTACTGGTGGATAGCCCAGGGTGCGCCCACAAATAAAACAGTCAAAGAACTGCCTGCCACGCCTCGTATACAACTGGTGCTGGAAGCTATGATGCCCGCCAAAGCCCTGGACCACAATGAATATGTACCTTCCACTGATGTGGCGGCAGCTGATCATGCAAGCCTCGCGGCCCTCGAAGCCAAAGGTGTGAAAGTATTACCCGTGGCGGCCAACAGCCACTATCTCGCTGTCAGTTGTATCAATGCCGCCGGTTTTGGAGATGAAGACATGACGTTGTTGCTACCGCTGAAAGCCCAGCTGGTATGGCTCGATCTGTCCGGCACCCGTGTTACAGACGCAGCACTGGCCACCATCGGCAAGCTGACGGCGCTCACCAGACTGGAACTGAAACACACGGCCATCAAAGGAAATAGCGGTAACCCGCTGGCAACCTGTCAGGAGTTGCGTTACCTGAATCTCAGTGGCACAACGCTCAATCCCGCTTTTCTTTCTGCTCTCCCTAAAAACAAAAAGCTGGAACAACTGTACCTCTATCAGAGTAACACGCATGGCAATGCCATACAGTCACTACAACAGCAGCTGCCACGGCTCAGGATCGATACCGGCGGCTACCAACTTGAAAAGTTAGCCTCCGATACTATCCTTTATCATAAAAAGACGGATTAAAACCATTTGCCCTT belongs to Chitinophaga sp. HK235 and includes:
- a CDS encoding c-type cytochrome domain-containing protein; the protein is MRLLAASGNWNLFIGRVHPLIVHLPIGILIIAFILALLARNSKRAALRSALPVLLLAAALSAIASCVAGYLLSLDGGYDDQLLSTHQWLGIGVAVISVLLLLVNTRQGRWSKAELPLFIVLILLVSAAGHYGGSLTHGDDYLLQAMPPALQSFTGSKKPADNVATYTNIGDARVYEDLVMPVLSSRCYGCHNAQKLKGGLRLESLALIRQGGEHGPVLKDSMPEESELFKRLVLPDNDEHRMPPKGKPQLAPRELELLYWWIAQGAPTNKTVKELPATPRIQLVLEAMMPAKALDHNEYVPSTDVAAADHASLAALEAKGVKVLPVAANSHYLAVSCINAAGFGDEDMTLLLPLKAQLVWLDLSGTRVTDAALATIGKLTALTRLELKHTAIKGNSGNPLATCQELRYLNLSGTTLNPAFLSALPKNKKLEQLYLYQSNTHGNAIQSLQQQLPRLRIDTGGYQLEKLASDTILYHKKTD